In Defluviimonas aquaemixtae, the sequence CAATCCCGAGGTCGTTGAACATGGCGAGCGCCACCCCCTCGGTTAGAAGGTCGGGGGAGTTCGCGACGCGAGCCGTTTCCTTGGTTTTTGTATTGGTGATCTTGTAGATGCTCTCGCGGCGGTTGTCGCCGGCTATCAATTCTCCGACCTCGAACTGTTCGACTACGATGGGAGATCCGCGCTGCCTTGACGCCCGCATCGCCTGCTGAATGAACAGATAACCAGGAATATCCATCTGAAGACCTTCCCCGACACAGAGGCACCAAAAGGATCGTGGAGTTCGAGCGAAAAAGGCGTAACGTTTTAGAAACAGTAACCGACTTCCCAAGGAGTATATTCACGTGGTGGAAACCGACAAGGACTATTCCTCAGGTCTGTCTCGGCAGGGAAGGGAGATTTCCATCGGGCTCGCGAAAGCAAGTATCGAGTTGCAGGCGGCCTTCGATGCGCATCCGGAGGACGTCAAGACCGCGCTATACAACGCACCCAATTTCGCGGCAACGCTCGATGCCATCGATAGCATGGGTTCTGTCGCAGCGGCAGAGGGTGCAGGGCCGGATGTGCCCGCCGAGGACGCGGGCCGGAATGGCGAGCTGTTGCTGATCGACCCCGACGGCAAGTGTTTTACCTCGACATTGAGTGCAGCCGTCCATGATCATGTGGCAAACGGGGTCGGCTTCGTTGTCGCCGGCGCTGGGAGCTCGCTCGCGGCACTGGTCGAGGAGCTTCCTGCGTGGCGAGGTCATCTCGGACTCAATGGCCTCGTCGTGCAATACGTTGGGATCGACCAGCAGCACTGGTCGCCCGATAAGGCCATCCGTATTCTGGAAGTGAACCTCCTTCAAGCGGCGGCGATCCAGGTTCTGAACAGCGCCATGAACAAGGCAGGACGACCCTGCGCCGTGATCTCGATCGGATTTGGCTGTTGGGTTGCAAACTGCGCGCTGCAGTTGCTGCCCCTGCGACGGGTCTGGTATGCGCGCAACCTTCAGATCGACGCGCTTGGCTCTCAGGAGGTTCTTGGCGACCTGATGAGTGCGAAAAAGGGTGGGTTCGGTTCGATCTGTCACGTACAGGGCAATGGCGCCAAAGCAGCGCTTTCAGGGAAGTTCGGCTTGTCCGAAAAAGCGCTCGGCGCTCTGCCTGTTGATATCAGGGCATAGGCGTGAATTTTCTACCTTTGGGCGAGTGGTACCCTTGTGTCCACTGAGCCTCGTCCGATCCGGCTGTGAGTTTTCGGGCATTTGGGCTCGCCTTGAGAAGGCCGTCTGCACCAACTGAGGAGCCAGCTGGAGTTCTTTGGGAAAGCCAAACACGCAGTCGCGAGAGATCGGCCCTCAGGAGACATTCGACGAACATGGCGTTGCCGCAGCGCAGCGTCGCCAGTCCAGTCATTCGCTGCGGGCGCGAAATGTTTGGGCATGTGAACTAACACTTTGCGGGACGACGCGGTCGGTTGCTCAGGCGACACAAATGACCGGTGCGGGCACTTCTCGACTGAAAGCTCCTGTAAGGGGACGGAAACTTAACGTTCGCTGCGGATGCCAAATATGCGACAAAGTAGTCCATTTCGGACGCGATCAGAGCGAAACGAACGTGGTAACCAAAGCGTCTCAACAGAAATGAGAAGTGCTCACTTTTCTTCATACCGAACTTGATGGCGGTCGGAAAAACGCAGCGTCGCAACAGCCTTGTTCGCATGAGTCGTCCCGTTGAGATTTTTCATGATGATGCTGTTGTTTTCATAGTCTTATTTAGGGCGATTATATACTTAACAAAGCGAGATCGTCATGATAGATGAGAAGCGACAGGCCGGTACGGAGATTGAAGTCACCGAGCCGATGATCTTAGCGGGTTTGAACGCCCTCTATGGCTCGGGTGCAGTGGATGACTATCAGGAAAAGGATAGACAAACGGTAGCTGAAATATTCCAAGCCATGTTTCGCAAATCTCGGAAATGATATCATCGCCTTCGTCGGGCAGCATTATTCGAGTAAACATCCACGTTGCCTCTGATATTTGGTCTGCCTTTGCGCAGAACGATATGAGATCGTCTGGACCTATTGAGGGCGTGGTCTCTTTGTGGGAAAGGAAATTTGGCGGCATCAGCCGATCATCAGACCCCCTACTTACCCAATGAATAATGCTATTGCGCGTTGTAGTGAGTTTTCCATACTCAGAAAGCACGCCAGACCAAAATGGCTTTAGTTCAATGAAAGTGGTCGACAGAATATTGGTGAAGATGGCTACTCGTGACCTTGTGTTGACGATGTTGTAGTATATCTCGGCAGCGACTAAGTGAGGGACATCGGTTAGCGCTTGGAGAAGCATGAATAGGTGCCAATCAACTCTGGCGTAGGCGCTGATTGCTCTGCCACGCAGAAGCGCCAGATTGTCAACCGGAGCTAGGTGAATGTCAGAATTGTCGTCGTTCGAAGCCACAGTAAAGAACCTTCTTAAGATGAAACCGAAGCCTCACAAGGAGGACTCCGGCCCATCTGAGAGTCAATCGGAAGATGACCAGTCGTCCAGCAAGCGGGCGACTAAGTCGCGGAACTCAGGCGACGACTGAGTCAGTCCGCCGATAGGTCAGGCGCTTGCCCTCAGCTCCTTTGAGGATGGCGTTGGCGCGCATATTGTCGTCAACGTTGTTCGCGATACGGTTGGAATAACGGAATGCAAACTCAGCGGCGTAGCGGTGCAGGTGCTGTTTACCGCAATGCTGATAGACGCCTTTCATGCCGCGTTTGAAGATGGAGAAATAACCTTCCACGGTGTTCGTGGACACGTCACCGCGAACGTACTCATCAGCGCCATGGTTCACTTTGTCATGAGTCGCGAAGTGGCGATTGAGGTAGTCGTACTGCATCGCTTCATCGGTATAGACTGTGGCTTCTGCGGCGATGTTCTCCTTGAGGATCGGCAGTAGCGTCTTGATCTTGAGGTCATCCACGACTATGGATTTCGCCTTGCCGGTCGTGCGGTCCACGAGGGTAAGCACTTTCATCTTGTGACCGGCGCCGCGCTTGACCGGCTTGCCCGGTTCGCGACCAATAAACGTCTCGTCAACTTCGACCACGCCACCACCGTTGCCGAAACCGCCAGTCGTATCGTCGCGCATGGCTTCACGAATGCGATGGAACATGAACCAAGCGGTTTTATAGGTAACGCCGATGGTGCGGTGAAGCTGATGGGCAGAAATGCCCTTCTTGGACGAAGCCATAAGGAACGTGGCAAGAAGCCACTTGTTGAGCGGCACCTTAGAACGCTCAAACACGGTGCCAACAGTAACGGTGAACTGCTGACGGCAATCTCCACATTGGTAGAGGCCGGGGCGGTGCGATTTGCCTTCCAGCTTCTTGCACTTGTCCGTGCCACCACAATGCGGGCAGTAAACCCCGTCAGCCCAGCGAGAGGCTTCCAGATACTCTCTGGCGGCGTCCTTGTCGGTAAAGATGGGGTCAGTCAGGTTCATGGCTTTAACTCCTTGAACCTTATCTAAGAATCGGCGATTGCTTTGTCAAGTATATAATCGCCTTATTTAGTAGGTCTGGTGGCGATCTCGTTCGCGGTAAAGCGTCCCGGCCCGCTGATCATGCCGGTCAATCTTCAGAATTTCGCGATCAGGTTCAGGAAAACGCCCTTGCCAACATAGTCGATAGCCGCGGGGTTGTCTGAGACACGGCCACATTCATAGCCGACGCCGACCTTGGCGTTGTTGCCGACATGGCGGTAGAGGGCCAGAAGCGCGCCTGTTTCAGTGATATCCGACTGTTCGGTGTAAAGCATCCGAGCCTCGCCCATCACATCCCACTTGTGCACCACGTGCCAGTCGAGGCGAACGATGCCCAGATGCGCGGTCTGATTGTTGAACACGCTGGTGCCGCGCGGTGCTACGCGACTTTGACGAAAACCGTACTTACCGCCGAGCGTCAGCTTCGGCGACAGATCGAAATTGCCGTCGATCGAAAAGATGTGACTGACCTGCACGTCTCCATTCACCGTCCCGTTGACCGAAACCTGATCCGCTCCCGGCAGGTCGCGCAGATAGGTGTATCGCGCTAAGAGGTTCAGCCGGTCGTTGAGCACCGGACGGTAGGCGTAGCCGAGGCTCGCCTCGACGTACTCACCGTCGAGAAAGCTGCCGCTATCGGCCTTGGAGATCAGCGCATCGAGATTGGCGAGGAACCGCCAATCCGGGTTGATTTTGTATTCGTAGCCGCCGGTCGCTGCCCAGGTCTTGCGATCCTGCGCCGTCCCGATCCCGTTCTCAATCCGGTATTCGAGCCGCGCGCGGCCTGACGTTCCCTCTGTGGTATAGGCCAGCCCGAAAGAAACGGCATCGCGGTCGAAATCGCCATTAATGCTGTCGCGGACCTGACCGGACTCGATGGAGCCGGAAAGCGTCCAGCGCGCATTCGGCGTGTAGGTCACACCATAGGTCCGGGTCAGCGAACGCCGCTCGCCGAACAGATCCCAGTTGTTTTCGCCATAGGTGGAGACGGCTTCGGAGTAGCGATAGCGGCCGCCAACGACGATGACGCCGTCATCGCGCCCGACGAGCGAATACCCCGCGCCGGTCCGCGTCGGATCAAGGGTATAGCCGACATAGACCTCGTTGTCCGCCGTCGGCGTGTAGCTGAGCCGGACCAATGTGCCACGGCCCTTGCTGCCGCCGGAGATCTCGCCCTGGGCGGACAGCTTTTCGGACAGTTGGGCATCGAAGCCGAAGCCGAGGCGGTGATTATCGCCGAGCCCGCCTGATTCGGCCAGCGTCACCTGTCCGAGCCCATAGAGCGCCAGATCGTCGCTGTAGCGGTAATCGAGCCGCACCGCCGCGTCGGTGCGCTTGCCGGTCTCGGTTGGATCGCTGAGCGTCACCTTGTCGAGATGGGCGATGGCGCCGGTGACTTTCCACCTTTCGTCGATCCGGTAGGCCAGGCGCACCTCGCCTTTGGTCCGCTTGTCGCCGCCGTCCTCGCGGAAGTCCTCGGCGTCGAGGCCGAAGGTCAGGCGCTCGGTCAGGCCGATCTCGGAATTCATGCCGACAAGGTTCTGGTCGTTGGTGATGTCTTCGGTCAGGGTCGAGAAACCCGCGCCCTTTCGCTCAGCATAGACGCCGACGAAGCCTTGGCGCTTCAGGCCAAGATCGGTCAGTTCGAAACGGCTGTCGAAGCGGAAAGCGGTCGCGCCCGTCGCGCCGACGACGCCGGAGGGCGTGATGGTCAGGCCGCCATCGGAGGACAGCGACCGGCCAAAGCCGGGGCCATCGCTATGCGCGATCTCGGCTTCGACGTAGCTCCGTTCGCCGATCTCGTAGCGCAGGTCGGCGCCGGCCAACTTCTGATCGGCGGTGCCGGTCGTCTCGCTCATGGCGGTGACGCCCAGACGCAGCCGCTCAGTGACCCAGCCCTCGGCACGTCCGCCATAGGCCATACCATCGAGATTGCCGAGTGTGGGCGTATATTCGTAGCTGACCACAAGGTTAACGTCGAGCGATCCGGTGCCGGAGCCGATGATCCCGCCGCCGGAAGCCGAGGACTGGAGTGGCTTGCTGAGGACGATCACGCCCTGGATGTAGTCGATGTCGTAGTCGACGCCCTCGGTCAGCGTGGTGCGGCTGACGACGCGGCCGGTGATGGGATCGACAACGTCCACGGTGACGGTCTCGGACCCGCCGTTGATGTCCTGACGACTGAGAAAATAGACCGAGCCGCCGGTGCCGCGCAGGATATCGCGCTGCGGCAGCGTGTCGGGCTGCGCCGCGTAAAGCGTGGCACGGGTACGAACTTCACCATGTTCGGTCACGGAGGGCGAGTTGTAGCGAAGTTCCGCGCCGTAGAGCGCGCGGGTGTTGCGCAAAAGCTCGGCGCCGGTCACATCCGCCTTGAAATCACCCCAGGTCAGGCTCGAGCCTTCACGTTCGATCTTGAGGTAGACACGGCCCGAGGTCGGCGCGTCGTCGAAGGCAGAGGAATCGTCGCCATATGTCGGGTAGTAGTCGTTCTCATCCAGACGCTGAAGAACCTTGCGCGGATCCTTGTCGTTAAGGCGGCGAAACACGTCCTTCAGGTCGCCCTCGCCGGTATCGACCGAGCCGGTGATCGTGTAGCCGCGTTGGGTCTTGCCCTTGGCGTAGCCCGCCAGACGGCCTTCGAGGTAATTCTTCTCATAGTCCGGGTCGGCACTGGCCAGATCGTCGCGCAACCTGTGCCCCGCGGTGATGTCGGCGATGCCAACATAGAACCATTCGCTGTCGGGCACGGTGACGTCGCGCAGGATGCGGCGGCCGTTAAGGTCCACCTCGACGACATGATCGCCCGCCGGAACGATGCGGCTGACCACGAAGGCGCCGGACCCGTCGGCGGGGACATCCTCGCCCATCACGCGGACGGTGCCCCCTGGCACGGCGCCGGTTCCCGCAGCGACGATGCGCCCGCCGCGAAGCGGGATGTTGCGGATGCGCGAGCGATCCTCGCCCTCGCCCGCCGCGATCACCTGACCGGTCGTGTCATGGGTGTCAAAGGCCCGGTCGGTGCGGGTGAGTTCGAGCGGTGCGGTCTCGTCATAGCGCCCCGCGCTGTCATAGACGCGGAGCACGTAAGCGAGATCCCCAGAGCCCTCCTCCGGCATCGTCCAGGCAAGCTCGCCATTGGCCTTGGCGGGCAGAACCGCGATCACCGGACGCCCGCGCGCGGCGCGGTCGATGATCCTGAGTTCGGCCCGCGCGATGAAGGCCGGATAGTTCGCCGAAGACCTGAACGTGACCTGCTCGCCCGCCCGATAAGCGGCGCGCAGGTCACTGGTGGAGACGTTCAGCGTCCGCCTGAGGTCGAGCCCGTCATAGCGCACGTCCACCTCGGCGGCAGCCGCAGCAAGATCGGCTTCGCGCTGCGGCTCGGCCGGTGCGGGCGCGCCCGCCACGGTGTCGCCGTCGATCGAGATCGAGAACCCCAGATCGCCGAAGCCGGCCCCCGGCGCCGTGTCGATCGCTTCCGCATTCTCGCCGAGCGGCATGTCCACGACGATATCGGCGTTGGCGCGCCGACAATTCTCGGGCTGCGGCACAAGAACTTCGTCGCAACGGATGGTCTGCGCAAAGCCCTGCTGTGCGATCAGCGCCAAGACGAGGGCGGTGGAGCCGAAGGCGAGCGCGCGGTTCATTCGATTGGCGCGCAGTATGCGGTTGGTCATCTTCATACCCCTTAATCACCAGTCCTGACGATCGTCTTCTCGATCGTCAGCTTCACACGTCCCACGTCACGCCACGTCTCGCGGATGTGCGATTCGACCAGCCGCATCAGCCCGCGCGCCCGTTCCGCATCTTCTGTCTCCGCGTATTTCGGCAGGTGGTAGACGAGCCTGAGGTTTGCGGCCTCACCGGCGATCCGCGGCAGCAGTGTCGCGATGCCCTTGACCAGCGCGGGCGACAGCGCCGCCTTGCCGGCGGCATCGGCGACGAAGGCACGGTCGTTGAGATCGAGCCGCACCACCCTGGTGATCGCCACCCCGAAGTTCATCTCGGTCATCTTGCCGCGCGTGAGCCGGACAACGCGCGGGTTCTCCGTCGTCAGCCGGTAGCCCGCGGGCAACGAACGGGTGTCGAGCTTCAGGATGAAGTTCGACCCACGGTCGACGGGCAACATCGCGCAGGGCACATGGAAGCGGCCATACTCGTCGGTGGTGATGATCGTGCCATCGACGCCCGCCAGCCGCGCGCCGGGAATGCCCGGCTCGCCGTAGGTTTCCGCGGCAGCCGGCGCCACCCCATACTTGCCGCCGTACTTGCCCGCCGCGATATAGTCGTCATTGGTGATCGGCCTCGGCCCCGGAGCGTTCTGGTAGCCGTCGCGGTTCCTGTCGTCGAAGACCTTGCCGATCACGTCGCCGCAATCAAAGACCGGCTCGGGCAGGATGCGCACCGTGGCGGTCGCGGGCGCGGCCAGAAGGCCGTTCGTCGCCGGGTTGCGGATGGTTACGGTGTTCACGTGTTCGCCCGGCTCTGCCCCGGTCAGCACGCGGGCCGAAACGGTTGCAATCACGGTCGTCAAAGGGGGCACCGGCACATTCGGCCAGGTAACGATCCGGCCCGCCACCCGCACCGGATAGGGCGCACCGCCCAGTGTGGCGCTGTTGGCGACGTAGAGGAAGCCCGGCGGCAGGGCATCGACGATGTTCAGCGTGCCCGAGACCACCGGATTGTCATTGCGCACCGTGATCGTATAGGGCACCACACTGCCCCGCTCGACGACGCCGCGCGGGGTGGTCTTGGTCACCGTCAGGCCATTGGGCGCAAGCGATGCGCTGACCCGCAGAACGGTCGGATCGTCGGTGGTGTTGCCGTCCGAGTCCACGCCGTTGTCAGACACATCGCTGATCGGCGAAGGCGTGCCAATGACCCCCGGGCCGTAGATCGGCAGCGCGGTGGCGGTGGCGGTATTCGACACGCCGCCATCTGTGACCGATGCGATAGTCAGCGTATAGCTCGCGGTATAGGTCGCCGTCTCGGCGATCTGAAGATCGCCCGCCGGCGAACCCGCCGACGCCGTGGTGAATGTCGGCCCGCTGTCGAGCGACAGCGGGGTGCCCGTTAGACTTGTCAGCGCATCGGTCAGCGCGACATTGGTCAACGGCGTATTGCCAGTGTTCTCCACGGTGATCGTATAGTCGACACGGTCGCCGACCCCGGTGACACCGTCGCCGTTGTCGACGACATTCTGCGTCTTCGTCACCTCGATCGCCGGCAGCGGAAGCTGCACCACCGTTTCGGTCGCCTGGTCGCAGATCACCGGCGGCGCGATAGAGCAGATCTCGTAGGTCACGGTGTAGGTGCCCGCCGGCGAGTCGGACGCAAGCGTTACGAGCCCCGTCGCGGGATTGAGAGTGAGCTCTGGATCGGTCGTTATCACGGTGATCGTGACGTTCGACAGCGTCGCTGGAACCCCGCGTACCGTGTCGGATGCCAGCATGGATGTCGTCGTGCCGCCATTGGTGGCGAACGGCGGGAAGACTTCCGGATTTGCGTCGATGGCGACGACGAAGGCCGAGGCGCTGTCAACGTCGGTCACGCTCAAGGTGCCGCCAGGGCCATAGAAGCCGGTCGCCGTCGCGGTGTTGTTGACCGTTCCCGCGGTAAAGTCGGCGGGTGTCGGCGCATAGGTGGCGGAATAGGTCGTGGTGTCGGTCGCGCGCGGCGCCAACGAGGCAATCGGCCCGCCCGAAATCACGATGCCCGGCAGAATGTCGGTCAGGGTGACGTTTGTCAGCGTGACATTGCCGGTATTGGTGATCGCGAAGCTGTAGCGCACCTGATCGCCGGGATCCGGACCATCGAGGAAGTCGCTGTCATCCGCCGTCTTGACGAGGTTGATGGCCGCGGCGGCGGTGATCGGCACCACCGTCGGATTGTCGTCGCCCGCCGTAGCACCCGACAGGTCGCTAACGTTCGGACCCGATGGCGGCGTGCCGGTCGCGGTCGCCTGGTTCGTCACCTGGAGCGCATCAAGATCGGCCTGCTGAAGCGTGTAGAGAGCGGTGAAGGTCGTGCTGTCGGTCGCCCCCGGCGCCAGAGAGGCGATCGGGCCGCCCGAGATCACGATGCCAGGCAAAGTGTCGGTCAGGGTAACATTTGTCAGCGTGACGTTGCCGCTGTTCCGGATCGTGAAGGCATAGGCGATCGTATCGCCCACCACGACCGGGTTCGAAAAGTTCGGCGTCGCTGTCTTGATCAGGGTAATCGCGGGTCCTGCCGTCAACGGCGTGACAAGCGGAATGTCATCGCCGTTCGTCGTGCCGGAAAGGTCGCTAACCGGATTGTCGAACGGATCGTCGCCAGTCGCGGTCGCCTGGTTCGTCACCTGCCCTGCATCGACATCCGGCTGCGTCAGGGCATAGGTTGCGGTAAAGGTCGTCGTGTCCGTGACGCCGGGCGCAAGGCTCGCGATCGGCCCGCCGGTGATGACGATGCCCGGCAGAATGTCGGTCAGGGTGACATTGGTCAGTGTCACGTTCCCGGTATTGGTGATCGCGAAAGCGTAGGTCACAGTCTCATTCGCGACCGGCGGGTTTGAGATACCGCTGGTATCCGCCGTCTTGATGAGGGCGATCGCTGGCGCGAAGGACGGGTTCACCGGCGTTGGATCGTTTTCACCAGGTTCGTTGGCGATACCGTTGCCGCTCGGGTCCGGGTTGGTGCCGTTGTCGGACAAGTCCTGAAGCTGCGGGTTGGTGGCGGATGTCTGACCGGAGAGCGCGCCGGTGCCTGTCACCGTCGCCTGGTTCTGGTAACGTCCGCCGGACGGCAGCAGTGGCGGCTGCGGCACCGTGGGCTGCACCCGAAGCGCGATGTCGATCTGGCACGTCGCCCCCGCCGCGAGCGTGAAGCCCGAAGCCACGGTCTGCGCGCCCGCGCCATTGAAGCCGCCGTTGAGCCCGCCGCAGGTGCCGGATGGCCCGGAGAGCATCGTGTACGTGCCGCGCGCCAGCGGGTCCGTCGCGGGTGCGCCAACCGAAGCATGCGTGCCGAAGAACGGCGCGGCCCCGGCCAGCGGATCGCTGACCTGCATGGCATTCAGCGCCTCGAGGCTGAAGTTCGTGACGTTCAGACGGAATGTCACGTTGAACGATCCGTCGGCATTCGGCGTCGGCCCGGATTGCACCGCCTTGGCGATGCCGACGCGCGCCGTCGGCACCACGGCGAACAGATAGCCCGTCGCGGCGGTGTTGGAGGGGAGCGAGACGCCAGCGATCGTTGTCGGCGTAGCGCTTCCGCCCGCCGTACCGGGCGTATTGGTGCCGTTTGTCACGTTCGCGGCGGAAACCGTCCCGCGCGTCACCGTGTAGGTGCCCTGCGGCACGTAGTTGAAGACATAGCTGCCATTCGGCTGCGTGGTCACGGTCTGCGTAATCGGCGCTCCGTCGAAGGCTGTTCCGGTCAGCGTCATCGTGACGCCGCCCAGACCCGTATCGCCTGGGCCGTTGATCGCGCCGTTATCGTTGAAATCGTAGAAGACGGTGCCGGCAAGAGATGAGGAGTCGACGCCGACGTTGCCGGAATTGCTGTTGTTGGCCGGATTCACATCGAGCGATGAGGTCGCAACCGAGGCGGTGTTGGTGAAACTCTGCGGCAGGCTCGAGACCGCGATAACGCGCACCGGCACGGTTATGTTGACGACCGCGCCGCTGGTCATCGTGCCCAGATCGCAGGTAAAGGCGGTGCCGCCGGAAGCGCCCGTGCACGACGTCGCGCTGGCGCTGCCGGATGCGACGGCTGCGCTCGGATTGCCGGTAAGCTGCATGTTGGCAGGCAGCGTGTCCGAGACAAGGACGTTGTCGGCCTCATCCAGACCCGGTCCGGTGTTGTTGCGCACGACGATCACGAAGTTGAACGGATCGCGCAGGTTGACCGGGTTGGACGAGGGCGTCTTGCTGACGACCTGGACATCGGCCTTGGTGCGCACGGTGGTGTTCTCGATATCGGAGTTGTTCAACGGATCGGTGTCGAAACCCGCCGCGATCTCGTCCGATGTGATCGAGACCTGGTTCGAAGCCGTACCCTTCGCGTCGCCGCGCGCGGTGATGGTGATGACGCGGCTCTGACCAGAGGGGATCGTCGCGAAAGAGCAGGTCAGCGTGCCGCCGAGGGAATTGGCCGCTGGCACCGAAGAGCATACTCCGCCGGCCGGAACCGTATGTGACTGGTAGGAAATCAGCGCAGGCGGCATCTGGTCGGTCACGACCACATTCTCGGCCGAGGATGGTCCATTGTTGGTGACCGTCAGGCTGTAGACGGTGAGGTCGCCCACCGCGACTGGGTCGACGCTTTCGGTCTTGCCAACCTGGAGGTCGAGAGCCGGGTTGGCAACAGGTGTCGCGCGTGAGACGGAGTTGTTGGTCGTATCGGTTTCCGGCGTCGATGTCGTCACCGCGGCATTGTTCGTGATCGTCGTGCCGCGGGTGACGTTGTTGGGGCGGACCACGATGGTAATCGTCTGCTGCGCGCCGTTGGAGATGGTGCCGAGGTTGCAGATGACGGCGTTGTTGCCCGGCCCGGTGGTCGAATTCGCCGCCGGCGCGGCGGAGCAGCTGCCAGTGGAAGGCGTCGCGGAGATGAAGGTCAGCCCGGCTGGAAGCGTGTCGGTGACGGTCACGTTGTCAGCCGCGCTCAGACCGTTCGCGAGGTTCTGCGCAGTCACGACATAAGTCAGGTTCTGCCCGGCCACAGCCGTGGCCGGGCTCGCGGTCTTCTGCACCGTCACATCTGCACGCGGCGTCACCATATAGGAGGCAGTCCCGGTGTTGTTGCCGAGGTTCGGATCCGCCGTTGCGGTCGAGGTTGCATTGGCGCTGTTCGTGCGGCTGCCCGCATTGCCGCCGGGGCGAACCTGCACGGTCACGACCGGACAGGTCGACCCGGCGGTGCAGACCGGAAGCGTTGCGATGGAGCAGTTGAGGCGGCGGGTGGTCGAACCCGCCGCGCTGCTGGAACAGCTCACGCCCGAAGCGGCGTTGGCGGCGACGCTGACGCCGACGAAACCGGCCCCGGTCGCTCCGGCATTGCTGTTGATGAGCCCGGTCAGGTTGTCGGTCACGTTGACGTTTGCCGATGGCTGCGGCCCGGCATTCACCACCTCTATCGCAAAGGTCTCGATGTCGCCCGCGACTACCGAGCCCGGCGACGCGGATTTCGTCACCGAGATGTCAGCCGAATTGGGGCCGGTAGAGCCGGTGACGCTATAGGTGGCGGTATCGTTCGCCGTATTGGTGTCGGCGATGTTGGCGTTTGGTGAACTGACGGTCATGCCGTTGACAATGCTGCCCGTGCCGGTCGCCGTCGTGGTCAGTGTGACTGCGGGCGTCGTTGCGCCCGGCGCAAGCGGCGCGCCGGAGGTATAGACCCGCTGACAGGTGATCGACGCCGGTCCGACGACGCTCGCGGCAGGCAAACAGGTCCAGCCGTTAAGGCCGTAACTCGTGACGGTCAGTCCGGCAGGAAGGCTGTCGGTCATCACAGCGGTGCCGAAGAAGGCTGCATTGCCGACGTTCGAGGTGCTGATCGAGAAGTTGTAGCTGTTGCCGACCACGACCAGCGCCGGGCTTGGCCCGGACTTGTTCGCGCGCAGGTCGACAACCGGAGCGGTGATCGTCGCGCCGCCGTCGTTCGCGCTGTTGTTGGTCAGGTTTGGGTCGGCAGGGCCGGCCGAGGCGATTGTCGCCGTGTTGGTTGTCGCCGGCGGCGTCCCCGCGCTTGCCGCGGTTGCGTTGATGACGATGTTGCCGAGCGAGACGTTCGCGCCAGCCGCCCCGCCGCTGGCGCGGATGCAGGTGACGGTCTGGCCGGCGGTCGAACAGCTCCAGCCCGGCGCGGAGATGGCGCCCAGGGTATAGTTGGCGGGAACCGTGTCCGTCACCGTCAGCCCGGTCGGCGTGTCGCCGGTGTATCGCGGCGTCAGATTGAAGGTGACGGGCGCACCTACCAGAAGCGTGCCGCCGGGCGAGCGGCTCTTACCGATTGACACGTCGCTGCCGCCGGTGATGGTCGTGGCCGCGGTCGCGGTGTTGTTGGCCGGAATCGGATCGGTGGGTGAGACGTTAATGACGCTCGCCGCCGCCGTAACGGTGGAGCCGCCGGCTGCGGAGATCTGGCCGCTGAAGGTCCGCGTGACGCTTGCCCCCGACGCGATCGGTCCTGCGATCACGCAGGAATAGGTCGAAGCCGACTGCGTGCAACCCGACGGCGGCGTGACATTGGTGACGCCGCTCGGAATCGGGAAACTGAATGTGAAGGACGTGGCCGTGTTCGGACCGCTGTTGGTGGCGATCAGGTCGTAGCTTACCGTGCTGCCCGACGACG encodes:
- a CDS encoding DUF7507 domain-containing protein — translated: MDWVLNLDDIGSDPIAAGGTITYNVRVDNNGTGAAPATTLNLVVPPTTQLLTATGGITGCAPIPTGVAGPGGIAVTCNVPPLVVDATTGLTLGVRTTVSGTVGLQASVPTAGDVNSANNAATENTTVQAGSDFSLNISGPATASSGSTVSYDLIATNSGPNTATSFTFSFPIPSGVTNVTPPSGCTQSASTYSCVIAGPIASGASVTRTFSGQISAAGGSTVTAAASVINVSPTDPIPANNTATAATTITGGSDVSIGKSRSPGGTLLVGAPVTFNLTPRYTGDTPTGLTVTDTVPANYTLGAISAPGWSCSTAGQTVTCIRASGGAAGANVSLGNIVINATAASAGTPPATTNTATIASAGPADPNLTNNSANDGGATITAPVVDLRANKSGPSPALVVVGNSYNFSISTSNVGNAAFFGTAVMTDSLPAGLTVTSYGLNGWTCLPAASVVGPASITCQRVYTSGAPLAPGATTPAVTLTTTATGTGSIVNGMTVSSPNANIADTNTANDTATYSVTGSTGPNSADISVTKSASPGSVVAGDIETFAIEVVNAGPQPSANVNVTDNLTGLINSNAGATGAGFVGVSVAANAASGVSCSSSAAGSTTRRLNCSIATLPVCTAGSTCPVVTVQVRPGGNAGSRTNSANATSTATADPNLGNNTGTASYMVTPRADVTVQKTASPATAVAGQNLTYVVTAQNLANGLSAADNVTVTDTLPAGLTFISATPSTGSCSAAPAANSTTGPGNNAVICNLGTISNGAQQTITIVVRPNNVTRGTTITNNAAVTTSTPETDTTNNSVSRATPVANPALDLQVGKTESVDPVAVGDLTVYSLTVTNNGPSSAENVVVTDQMPPALISYQSHTVPAGGVCSSVPAANSLGGTLTCSFATIPSGQSRVITITARGDAKGTASNQVSITSDEIAAGFDTDPLNNSDIENTTVRTKADVQVVSKTPSSNPVNLRDPFNFVIVVRNNTGPGLDEADNVLVSDTLPANMQLTGNPSAAVASGSASATSCTGASGGTAFTCDLGTMTSGAVVNITVPVRVIAVSSLPQSFTNTASVATSSLDVNPANNSNSGNVGVDSSSLAGTVFYDFNDNGAINGPGDTGLGGVTMTLTGTAFDGAPITQTVTTQPNGSYVFNYVPQGTYTVTRGTVSAANVTNGTNTPGTAGGSATPTTIAGVSLPSNTAATGYLFAVVPTARVGIAKAVQSGPTPNADGSFNVTFRLNVTNFSLEALNAMQVSDPLAGAAPFFGTHASVGAPATDPLARGTYTMLSGPSGTCGGLNGGFNGAGAQTVASGFTLAAGATCQIDIALRVQPTVPQPPLLPSGGRYQNQATVTGTGALSGQTSATNPQLQDLSDNGTNPDPSGNGIANEPGENDPTPVNPSFAPAIALIKTADTSGISNPPVANETVTYAFAITNTGNVTLTNVTLTDILPGIVITGGPIASLAPGVTDTTTFTATYALTQPDVDAGQVTNQATATGDDPFDNPVSDLSGTTNGDDIPLVTPLTAGPAITLIKTATPNFSNPVVVGDTIAYAFTIRNSGNVTLTNVTLTDTLPGIVISGGPIASLAPGATDSTTFTALYTLQQADLDALQVTNQATATGTPPSGPNVSDLSGATAGDDNPTVVPITAAAAINLVKTADDSDFLDGPDPGDQVRYSFAITNTGNVTLTNVTLTDILPGIVISGGPIASLAPRATDTTTYSATYAPTPADFTAGTVNNTATATGFYGPGGTLSVTDVDSASAFVVAIDANPEVFPPFATNGGTTTSMLASDTVRGVPATLSNVTITVITTDPELTLNPATGLVTLASDSPAGTYTVTYEICSIAPPVICDQATETVVQLPLPAIEVTKTQNVVDNGDGVTGVGDRVDYTITVENTGNTPLTNVALTDALTSLTGTPLSLDSGPTFTTASAGSPAGDLQIAETATYTASYTLTIASVTDGGVSNTATATALPIYGPGVIGTPSPISDVSDNGVDSDGNTTDDPTVLRVSASLAPNGLTVTKTTPRGVVERGSVVPYTITVRNDNPVVSGTLNIVDALPPGFLYVANSATLGGAPYPVRVAGRIVTWPNVPVPPLTTVIATVSARVLTGAEPGEHVNTVTIRNPATNGLLAAPATATVRILPEPVFDCGDVIGKVFDDRNRDGYQNAPGPRPITNDDYIAAGKYGGKYGVAPAAAETYGEPGIPGARLAGVDGTIITTDEYGRFHVPCAMLPVDRGSNFILKLDTRSLPAGYRLTTENPRVVRLTRGKMTEMNFGVAITRVVRLDLNDRAFVADAAGKAALSPALVKGIATLLPRIAGEAANLRLVYHLPKYAETEDAERARGLMRLVESHIRETWRDVGRVKLTIEKTIVRTGD